The following proteins are co-located in the Candidatus Dormiibacterota bacterium genome:
- a CDS encoding S1/P1 Nuclease, which produces MDKTAALRTAVLCSFLLAAIGTRSPASAWGAKGHYLINRLAAQSLPATMPAFMRTPSATDELTYLGLELDLLKGAGPEWDSELDPGHYLDLTDDGKIVGNLSLDALPPTREAYDTALRARGTDQYKAGYLPYSIVQGWEQLRMVFAYWRVDSYEATHASTARLRATAAMRENVDEQLARRDAGVWGHYVADASQPLHVTVHFNGWGKYPNPHGYSNSTHLHDLFETQFVDRFVRRSAVAARMAPLHLRAPTQLTDQGRVMAAVVRYLRTSNATVPQLYRIARSGGFNTGTPQAKTFVEERLAFGASELRTLMVWAWDDSVNETIGDDVPQRVRDIVSGKVRYAGLR; this is translated from the coding sequence ATGGATAAAACTGCCGCACTGAGAACCGCCGTGCTCTGCTCGTTCTTGCTCGCTGCAATCGGCACACGCTCGCCGGCATCGGCCTGGGGAGCGAAAGGCCATTATCTCATCAACCGCCTTGCGGCGCAGTCGCTCCCGGCGACGATGCCGGCATTCATGCGGACGCCTTCTGCGACCGACGAGCTCACCTATCTCGGCCTCGAGCTAGACCTTCTCAAGGGTGCCGGGCCGGAATGGGACTCGGAGCTGGACCCCGGGCACTACCTGGATCTGACGGATGACGGAAAGATTGTAGGCAACCTCTCACTCGACGCTCTTCCGCCGACCCGTGAAGCGTACGACACCGCGCTACGCGCGCGCGGCACCGACCAATATAAGGCTGGATATCTCCCGTATTCTATCGTGCAGGGCTGGGAGCAGCTGCGCATGGTGTTTGCCTACTGGCGCGTTGACAGCTACGAGGCCACGCACGCGAGCACCGCGCGTTTGCGCGCGACCGCGGCAATGCGCGAGAACGTCGACGAGCAGCTCGCTCGTCGCGACGCGGGCGTCTGGGGTCATTACGTCGCCGACGCCTCGCAGCCGCTGCACGTCACCGTCCACTTCAACGGCTGGGGCAAGTACCCCAACCCACACGGATACTCGAACTCCACCCACCTGCACGATCTGTTCGAAACGCAGTTCGTCGATCGGTTCGTCCGTCGCTCCGCGGTAGCCGCGCGTATGGCGCCGCTGCATCTGCGCGCGCCCACGCAACTCACAGATCAAGGCCGCGTGATGGCAGCGGTGGTGCGATATCTGCGAACGTCGAACGCCACCGTGCCGCAACTCTACCGCATTGCGCGATCCGGCGGCTTCAACACCGGTACGCCGCAGGCAAAGACCTTCGTGGAGGAGCGCCTCGCGTTCGGCGCGAGCGAGCTTCGCACGCTGATGGTCTGGGCGTGGGACGATAGCGTGAACGAAACCATCGGCGACGACGTCCCGCAACGGGTGCGCGACATCGTGAGCGGCAAAGTCCGGTACGCGGGTCTGCGCTAG
- a CDS encoding tetratricopeptide repeat protein, whose translation MKQGHRLLTLALAAGALTWCAAAAAKADDITFQNAAISTISDPNHALRFARDRIAAHDLPGAVLALQRYIINHPEEGAVEGFLGDLYVSNGDFHDAELLYRQMLVEYPLDRSLHTSLGKLYTVENRVDEAIAQFQESLPDIESAYYLVLLHQRKGDLVAFREQMRRNAQQHPNDVNAQLDAAQLFGALYLPRDAALEFQRAVAIDPNSLEALEGLGLAQVAERANDAAEQTLTHCLTLDPSNYGCLDALGLLEIQERNYDQAQAALDHAYRLAPEAPEALLSMGRLNDARGEWQAAVTDYERALYVWPYGADAYVNIAFDDEEHGMLAQAQQEALKGLSLAPADARLHYMLGYLYRKVGRRDLAVAQFLAAEESLDPQIVQFAKESVEELQQP comes from the coding sequence ATGAAGCAGGGGCACCGGCTTCTGACCCTCGCCCTGGCGGCGGGGGCGCTGACATGGTGTGCCGCCGCAGCCGCCAAGGCCGACGACATTACGTTTCAAAATGCTGCCATTTCCACGATCTCGGATCCGAACCACGCGTTGCGCTTCGCGCGCGATCGCATAGCCGCGCACGATCTGCCCGGCGCCGTCCTCGCGCTTCAGCGATATATCATCAACCATCCCGAGGAGGGCGCCGTCGAGGGATTCCTCGGCGATCTCTACGTCAGTAACGGCGACTTCCACGATGCCGAGCTGCTCTACCGGCAGATGCTGGTCGAGTATCCGCTGGATCGCAGCCTGCACACGAGCCTCGGGAAGCTCTACACGGTCGAAAATCGCGTCGACGAAGCGATCGCGCAGTTTCAAGAGAGCCTTCCGGACATCGAATCGGCCTACTATCTCGTTCTGCTGCATCAGCGCAAGGGCGACCTCGTGGCGTTTCGCGAGCAGATGCGCCGCAACGCGCAGCAGCATCCAAATGACGTGAACGCGCAACTGGATGCAGCACAGCTCTTCGGAGCGCTCTACCTTCCGCGCGATGCCGCGCTCGAGTTCCAGCGCGCGGTCGCGATCGATCCGAACTCTCTCGAAGCGCTCGAGGGCCTCGGCCTCGCGCAGGTCGCAGAACGCGCCAACGACGCTGCCGAGCAGACGCTGACGCACTGCCTTACGCTCGACCCCTCGAACTACGGCTGCCTCGATGCGCTCGGGCTGCTCGAGATTCAGGAGCGCAACTACGACCAAGCACAGGCTGCGCTCGATCACGCCTACCGCTTGGCACCCGAGGCGCCCGAAGCGCTTCTGAGCATGGGCCGGCTCAACGATGCACGCGGTGAGTGGCAGGCGGCGGTTACCGACTACGAGCGCGCGCTGTACGTCTGGCCGTACGGAGCCGATGCGTACGTCAACATCGCGTTCGACGACGAGGAGCACGGCATGCTCGCGCAGGCGCAGCAGGAGGCGCTCAAGGGGCTGTCGCTGGCTCCGGCAGATGCCCGGTTGCATTACATGCTGGGGTATCTCTACCGCAAGGTAGGCCGCCGCGACCTCGCCGTTGCGCAGTTCCTCGCAGCGGAGGAGTCGCTCGACCCGCAGATCGTGCAGTTCGCGAAGGAGAGCGTGGAGGAACTGCAGCAGCCCTAG
- a CDS encoding gamma carbonic anhydrase family protein, with translation MAPTATLIGDVEVGEESSIWFGTVLRGDNGPIRVGARTSIQDNAVIHVSEGCTTRIGNDVTIGHAAVMEDCVIEDRALIGSNAVVLNGARIGAGALIGAGSVVAANDQVPDHVVAAGAPAKVKKSLGGDAAHWIELAAEEYVALSRSYLEEGLGASEARCRE, from the coding sequence GTGGCCCCTACTGCCACGCTGATCGGCGACGTCGAGGTCGGCGAGGAATCGAGCATCTGGTTCGGGACGGTGCTGCGCGGGGACAATGGTCCGATACGCGTCGGGGCGCGCACATCGATCCAGGATAATGCCGTGATCCACGTGAGCGAAGGCTGCACCACGCGCATCGGCAACGACGTGACGATCGGCCATGCAGCGGTGATGGAAGACTGCGTCATCGAGGACCGCGCGCTGATCGGCAGCAACGCCGTCGTGCTCAACGGCGCGCGCATCGGCGCCGGCGCGTTGATCGGCGCGGGAAGCGTCGTCGCCGCCAACGACCAGGTTCCCGACCACGTCGTCGCCGCCGGCGCGCCGGCAAAAGTCAAAAAGTCTCTCGGCGGCGATGCGGCGCACTGGATCGAGCTCGCCGCAGAAGAGTACGTCGCGCTGTCGCGGTCGTATCTTGAAGAAGGACTGGGCGCTTCCGAGGCGCGCTGCCGCGAATGA
- a CDS encoding YbjN domain-containing protein — protein MDSDRLAPLELALEEEGLFSTRDDDDEALRVAFKSEGDRYFIVSYRDDPNFVMIGSGWSLPEGAERERVMRIINALNARKKFVKSALWEEENDVLFTIELCVVTPEEIRPHFGRLLDVLRDSASEFFAELRAG, from the coding sequence GTGGATTCCGACCGGCTGGCTCCGCTCGAGCTCGCGCTCGAGGAGGAAGGACTGTTCTCCACGCGCGACGACGACGACGAGGCGTTACGCGTCGCGTTCAAGAGCGAAGGCGACCGCTACTTCATCGTCAGCTATCGCGACGATCCGAACTTCGTGATGATTGGCTCGGGCTGGTCTCTGCCGGAGGGCGCCGAGCGCGAACGCGTCATGCGCATCATCAACGCGCTCAACGCGCGTAAGAAGTTCGTCAAGTCGGCACTCTGGGAGGAAGAGAACGACGTCCTCTTCACGATCGAGCTGTGCGTCGTGACGCCGGAGGAAATCCGCCCGCACTTCGGGCGGCTGCTCGATGTCTTGCGCGACAGCGCGTCGGAGTTCTTCGCGGAGCTGCGCGCCGGCTGA
- the dnaB gene encoding replicative DNA helicase: protein MSVTSLSVVDRIPPHNLEAEMGVIGSVLVDREMMAVVGEIVKAADFYAHVHEAIFGALQDLFDRGEPMDKIALAEELRRRDALERVGGLPYLNTLMDTVQTAASASYYAKIVREKAVLRALIHAGTEIGRLGYEAEEDVEGALDRSQQIVYDISEHRGHADFTPVKHLMKDAFDYIDRLYHMRGERTGLTAGFRDIDEMTTGFQPGNLILIAARPGMGKTSFALNMAVAAAREAEEPVAFFSLEMSNNELLQRLICSEARLSMHDLRRGNIKTHQWEDISRAMGVLNDLPIYLDDSGALTVTELRSRARRLKTTGGLAAIFVDYLQLLRPGQLARNVNRNEELSDICRTLKVTAKDLEVPIVACAQLNRAVETRNDKRPLLADLRDSGSLEQESDVVAFLYRDGYYNPEGPDPTATEFIIAKHRNGPTGTVRLRFEQQYTLFVPYGDESRYPAP from the coding sequence ATGAGCGTTACCAGCCTTTCCGTCGTCGATCGCATTCCGCCGCACAATCTCGAAGCGGAGATGGGCGTCATCGGATCCGTGCTGGTCGATCGCGAGATGATGGCCGTCGTCGGCGAGATCGTCAAGGCCGCGGATTTCTACGCGCACGTGCACGAAGCGATCTTTGGAGCGCTGCAGGATCTCTTCGACCGCGGCGAGCCGATGGACAAGATCGCCCTTGCCGAGGAGCTGCGCCGACGCGACGCGCTCGAACGCGTCGGTGGTCTTCCGTATCTCAACACCCTGATGGACACGGTTCAAACCGCGGCGTCGGCGTCGTATTACGCGAAGATCGTGCGCGAGAAGGCGGTCCTGCGCGCGCTGATTCACGCCGGCACGGAGATCGGGCGGCTCGGGTACGAAGCGGAGGAAGACGTCGAAGGAGCGCTGGACCGCTCGCAGCAGATCGTCTACGATATCAGCGAGCACCGCGGGCACGCGGACTTCACGCCCGTCAAGCACCTCATGAAAGACGCGTTCGATTACATCGACCGCCTTTACCACATGCGCGGCGAGCGCACGGGCCTCACGGCCGGTTTTCGCGACATCGACGAGATGACGACGGGGTTCCAGCCCGGCAATCTCATCCTCATCGCGGCGCGCCCCGGCATGGGCAAGACGTCGTTCGCGCTCAACATGGCGGTTGCGGCTGCGCGCGAGGCCGAGGAACCGGTGGCGTTCTTCTCGCTCGAGATGTCGAACAACGAGCTGCTGCAGCGGTTGATTTGCTCCGAGGCGCGGCTCTCGATGCACGACCTGCGGCGTGGCAACATCAAGACGCACCAATGGGAAGACATCTCGCGCGCGATGGGCGTGCTGAACGATCTCCCGATCTATCTCGACGACTCAGGCGCCCTCACGGTCACCGAGCTTCGCTCGCGCGCGCGGCGTCTGAAAACGACGGGCGGTCTTGCCGCGATCTTCGTCGACTATCTTCAGCTCCTGCGTCCGGGCCAGCTCGCGCGCAACGTCAACCGGAACGAAGAGCTCTCCGACATCTGCCGGACGCTGAAGGTGACGGCGAAGGATCTCGAGGTCCCGATCGTCGCATGCGCTCAGTTGAACCGCGCCGTGGAAACGCGCAACGACAAGCGTCCGCTGCTTGCAGACTTGCGCGACTCCGGGAGTTTGGAGCAAGAATCGGACGTGGTCGCGTTTCTCTATCGCGACGGATACTACAATCCGGAAGGCCCCGATCCGACGGCGACCGAGTTCATCATCGCCAAGCACCGTAACGGGCCAACCGGGACGGTGCGCCTACGCTTCGAGCAGCAGTACACGCTCTTCGTCCCGTACGGCGACGAATCGCGCTACCCCGCGCCGTAA
- the lonC gene encoding Lon family ATP-dependent protease codes for MEHPYRARLRRKYGVEDELNRYVTALYEMLSSVVGQDKLVLRAGKVGALKMMRSSSLPDRLCALQRLVFEDPTVERATTRAQQRKAIGEIEETMASLIAQKSVEDEIERRVNSKMNERHHEYLKDLKLETLRESGDPETPATRAKLEELNALSGRSLAASALQRLRPQALREIVGQEAAVQALLAKISSPFPQHVILYGPPGVGKTTVARLVLEISKARPNTPFAKDAPFVEASGTTLRWDPRETTNPLLGSVHDPIYQGSRREFAESGIPEPKLGLVSRAHGGVLFIDEIGEMDPLLQTRLLKVLEDRKVTFESSYYDENAPNVPEFVKRLFREGAPADFLLIGATTREPDEIDPAIRSRCAEIFFAPLTQAQIVTIVRGAIKRLNAKAARGVAPLIASYTIEGRKAVQIVADAYGQALFRLPASPRKGRTPAAKALTIAEDDVRAVVQTSRLVRHTPVRARATREVGKSFGLGVLHYTGSLIEIEAVAFRAGQPGKGTVRFNQTAGSMAKDSVFNATSVLRAVTGIDTGDYDIHINVVGGGNIDGPSAGLAIFLALYSAILKRPLPQDVAITGELSIQGKVRGVGGVIEKLYAARQAGMRVAFIPRENLREIDATLAGMRVIPLDSVQQVLRRLHLHRPSTRRSTERRRRVGTRS; via the coding sequence GTGGAGCATCCGTATCGAGCGCGTCTTCGTCGAAAATACGGCGTCGAAGACGAGCTGAACCGCTACGTAACGGCCCTCTACGAGATGCTCTCGAGCGTCGTCGGCCAGGACAAGCTCGTCCTACGAGCCGGAAAGGTGGGCGCGCTGAAGATGATGCGTTCGTCCAGCCTCCCCGACCGCCTCTGCGCGCTCCAGCGCCTCGTTTTCGAAGACCCTACGGTCGAGCGCGCGACGACGCGAGCGCAGCAGCGCAAGGCAATCGGCGAGATCGAGGAGACGATGGCGAGCCTCATCGCGCAGAAGAGCGTCGAAGACGAGATCGAGCGGCGCGTGAACTCGAAGATGAACGAGCGCCACCACGAGTACCTCAAAGACCTCAAGCTCGAAACGCTTCGCGAGAGCGGAGATCCCGAGACGCCGGCGACGCGCGCGAAGCTCGAGGAACTCAACGCGCTGTCAGGACGCAGCCTCGCCGCCTCCGCGCTCCAGCGCTTGCGGCCGCAGGCGCTGCGCGAGATCGTCGGACAGGAGGCGGCCGTGCAAGCGCTACTCGCAAAGATCAGCTCGCCGTTTCCGCAGCACGTCATCCTCTACGGTCCGCCCGGCGTCGGCAAGACGACGGTGGCGCGCCTCGTGCTCGAGATCTCCAAGGCGCGGCCGAATACGCCGTTCGCAAAGGACGCACCGTTCGTCGAAGCGAGCGGGACGACGCTACGCTGGGACCCGCGCGAGACGACGAACCCGTTGCTCGGCAGCGTCCACGATCCGATCTATCAGGGCAGCCGCCGTGAGTTCGCGGAGTCGGGCATTCCGGAGCCCAAACTCGGGCTCGTCTCGCGCGCGCACGGCGGCGTGCTCTTCATCGACGAGATCGGTGAGATGGACCCGCTGCTGCAAACGCGCCTGCTGAAGGTCCTCGAGGACCGCAAGGTCACCTTCGAGTCGTCCTATTACGACGAGAACGCTCCGAACGTCCCGGAGTTCGTCAAGCGGCTCTTTCGAGAGGGCGCGCCGGCCGATTTTCTTTTGATCGGCGCGACGACGCGCGAGCCGGACGAGATCGATCCCGCGATCCGGTCGCGCTGCGCCGAGATATTCTTCGCGCCGCTGACGCAGGCGCAGATCGTCACCATCGTGCGCGGCGCGATCAAACGCCTCAACGCGAAGGCTGCGCGAGGCGTGGCGCCGCTGATCGCATCGTACACGATCGAGGGTCGCAAGGCGGTACAGATCGTCGCGGATGCGTACGGCCAAGCGCTCTTTCGTCTACCAGCATCGCCCCGTAAGGGGCGCACGCCGGCGGCCAAAGCGCTGACGATCGCCGAAGACGACGTTCGCGCGGTCGTCCAGACGAGCCGCCTGGTACGGCACACGCCCGTCCGCGCGCGCGCCACGCGTGAGGTCGGGAAGAGCTTCGGCCTCGGCGTGCTGCACTATACGGGTAGTCTCATCGAGATCGAGGCGGTCGCGTTCCGTGCGGGGCAGCCCGGCAAAGGCACCGTGCGCTTCAATCAGACGGCGGGCTCGATGGCCAAGGACTCCGTCTTCAACGCGACGAGCGTGCTGCGGGCCGTCACCGGCATCGATACCGGCGATTACGACATTCACATCAACGTCGTCGGCGGCGGCAACATCGACGGGCCTTCGGCGGGTTTGGCGATCTTTCTCGCGCTCTACTCGGCGATTCTCAAGCGGCCGCTTCCGCAGGACGTGGCGATCACGGGCGAGCTCTCCATTCAGGGCAAAGTGCGCGGTGTCGGCGGCGTGATCGAAAAACTCTACGCGGCGCGCCAGGCCGGCATGCGCGTCGCGTTCATCCCGCGAGAGAATCTGCGTGAGATCGACGCCACGCTCGCCGGCATGCGCGTCATACCGCTCGACTCGGTGCAGCAGGTGCTGCGGCGTTTGCATCTCCACAGGCCATCCACAAGGCGGTCCACCGAGCGGCGGCGCAGAGTCGGCACACGATCATGA
- the rplI gene encoding 50S ribosomal protein L9, which produces MKVILLGDVASLGRKGDVVDVAEGYARNFLLPRSLAQEASKGALAMLGEQKKAKDKRDAQVLADARELASRIEAATLAVAARAGGNGKLFGAVTNADVAAAIAAAVSVPIDKHKVEIKRQIKSLGSYPVEVKLHKSVVAKTTVDVVAS; this is translated from the coding sequence ATGAAAGTGATACTGCTCGGCGACGTCGCATCGCTCGGGCGCAAAGGCGACGTCGTGGACGTCGCCGAGGGCTACGCGCGCAACTTCCTCTTACCGCGGAGTCTCGCGCAGGAGGCCAGCAAAGGCGCGCTCGCGATGCTCGGCGAGCAGAAGAAAGCGAAGGACAAGCGGGACGCGCAAGTGCTCGCGGACGCGCGCGAGCTCGCGAGCCGAATCGAGGCGGCGACGCTCGCGGTGGCGGCACGTGCGGGCGGAAACGGCAAGCTCTTCGGCGCCGTGACGAATGCGGACGTCGCGGCGGCGATTGCCGCTGCCGTCTCGGTTCCGATCGACAAGCATAAGGTCGAGATCAAGCGTCAGATCAAGAGCCTCGGCTCGTATCCCGTCGAGGTAAAACTGCACAAGAGCGTCGTCGCGAAAACCACGGTCGACGTCGTCGCGTCGTAA
- the rpsR gene encoding 30S ribosomal protein S18, protein MPGKPKRATKERRTKRKPCSFCIEKAVDVSYRDVNRLRKYVSERGKIVPRRISGNCAKHQRMLTVAVKRARLIAFLPFVSE, encoded by the coding sequence ATGCCCGGTAAGCCTAAGCGCGCGACGAAAGAACGCCGCACAAAACGAAAGCCGTGCAGTTTCTGCATCGAGAAGGCGGTCGACGTGAGCTATCGCGACGTCAATCGTCTGCGCAAATACGTCTCCGAACGCGGGAAGATCGTACCGCGGCGCATCTCGGGCAACTGCGCGAAACACCAGCGCATGCTCACGGTCGCGGTAAAGCGTGCGCGCCTCATCGCATTTCTCCCGTTTGTTTCGGAGTGA